The genomic DNA ATACGTACCATAAAGCAACCTTTTACAAGCTTGCTGGTATATTGTATATATGCTTTTTATGTGATGTAAGACGTTGTTTAGGCTTTAAGTCCAAGACCAAAATGCTGACAGCGGTTAACCTTTAAAATATGACCACTGACAGGTGGgttgtataaataaatacaatgctTTAGGCACCAAATAAGAACGCACTTCTCCAATTGTATgttaaaaattgttaaaagaagaagaaaaaggttAATCTTTAGGATTTGTGCCTGTTTCACATGAATTCATGAGTAATAGTAGTGTATATAAATAGTAGTGGGCTGGTGGAATGAATCACGTTTTAGTTATTCATGCCTTCATAATACACGATATCAGACAACATGTCATAACATGTAATTTATAACTTGTAGGAATTTCTGACTTTAAAGATCGTatagactatttatttatttatttatttatttatttatttatttattattttctgctcacccctcctttctctaaatcctgtgattggagctggagggggtgaccgccaAGACTTTGTCTTctggggttttattaactaaaatacttaatgacacagacagagattattacttttacaatatactatatgatgctaaaaagatttttttttttttttttttatttaatttaagaaaataaatggctgcccactgctcctcggggatgggttaaatgcagagaaaaaaaaattgtgtatgAAGatgtacatatatgacaaaaagacttaattattaatattattattattattactgtaattCATAACCAAATTTGTGTTTCAACAATGAGCAGATGCTTCTCAAACAGAGTAGTACTTTCTTTACAAATGCTTCATTCTGCTGTTGGGCAACACCTAGCATTTGTATCCTGCATTCTGTTTGAAAAGAAGAGTTACATCTGTCTACAGCCCAGATTAAACCAATGAACTAGATCCTGTATCTAGATGCTTACAAATTGTAGCTCGGTCAGAAGATTGcttttaaaatcatgtttttgcTTCTGACCTTGGTTAAAGTTTTTTGCTCAGAATCATCTGattgtaaataaattaaagctgttttatttcaaagaaaTTGTTCCCTATGTGGCCACGGCAGCCTCCCTGGGAGGGATATGTGACTTATGTTGAAGgctaaaagtgacttttttttaattcatcagACTGGAAGTGACCTTGTGAAGCCCAGTTGCCTCTGGGAGTACGCCGTGGGGCCATGGCGGCTGGTGGGGCTACGGTTGGGGAGAACCAACTCCAAAGGATAATCAGGGATCTGCAGGGTATGTCACTGTGTAATACTGTGAAGGACAGTTTATATTTGTAAGCTATGGCTAAGGGACAACATTTGAAGGAAGAGAAAGAATAGAAGGGGTAAAAGACACTGATCTTACCCCAGAATCACAGATTGTGGTCAGTTAAGGGTCAGAActtatgtttgtttgttcacATGTTGTACAGTAAGACAGAGCATGACTTGACGATTATTATAAGGCAAGTGTTTATCATGTAAAAGCTTCCTAGTTAAGAATTTAATACATTTCAGCTCcagtttcatgtttttaaggCTCTAATGCATCAAACTGAACtttgtcctttttatttttagaggcTGTTTCAGAGCTTGCAAGAGAGTACAAGGAAACTGGGGAGCCTATTACTGACGACAGcacaaatttgcaaaaattttCCTACAAGCTGGAATATCTGCTACAGGTACAGTTTTGCTTCATCCTTTTTTCAGTTAGCCTAATAAATCCTTAGGTTGCATTTGACCTGTTATAGATATGATATGTAAATTGATACAGTGAGACTATACCATCAGCTACTATATATGGTAAACTGCAACTGCTGAGCCTACTGGGACAGAAATCAGTTTGACTTATAatggtttttgttttctcagtttGACCAGAAGGAGAAAACAACATTTCTAGGAACAAAAAAGGACTACTGGGAATACTTCAGTGACTGTCTGGCTAAACTAAAAGGAGCCAATGATGGCATTCGCTTTGTCAAATCAATTACTGAGGTAAAACATAATGTAATACTTTAGTATCACTCATAGTGTATGTATTACATTACTACTAGACTAGATCTAAAAGGGTCCGAAACTAGTTTggcttgtatattttttaaactgttgtttAAAAGCTATAGGATTTAATTTGATCTATTAATCATAAGATACCTTCAACATACAGTATTACTGTAAATAGGAAAAGTCTGgttcattacacacagaacatttagattttactggctaatcagaatcagaattcctttattaatcccagggggaaattgcttaatgctaatgctgcgttcacaccgaatgcgtcacgaaatgttcgtacgtccagattatatacaaagtcaatggatagatgagTCCCAGATGCAAAGTCTTTCCTGTGGGGCGGTGCGGTCTGATCCGTGCGTCAAAAGCGTAGGGTGTGCGaacgcgctcccgattttccgtcatattcgcaagagttgaaaatattgaactcatgtgactgtttcgcatgacgaaagccaatcagagtctttgttgaagatgacgtcaggccgtcaacacgaacaccggtctgttcacgcattcaaccatggagtagacgctgtgtgtgaccacctggagctgtatgacacggcctttataaccagaaCCGGacgaggaaggatttggcgtggaggagaatcagcgaggaggtggtagtagcaggtaaaagttctctctgtagttttcatctttgaaagtcagcactgagctaggatatcattagccgctaatcacaccgggtttttttcactggtggtttatatttatgagagagaaaaaggagcgcagctcctcactTCATCAATCAGTGAAACTctctgagttggatgtgtcgctggtgggcagGGCTTTGCTTCAAAcgtgcatatgaagcgaatggggacattttttgatcctgtaaAACCTGCAAAACGTTTTTTGCGGCAGAtacgtccggtgccgcagaagacgcattcggtgtgaatgcagcattagaaatacaaaacaaaactaaatattttaacAGAAAATACTTTTCAACAGGTTTCATTTgaatgtttatatatttaaccTTTTTGTAGATGTTTAAATGTTGTTAGTTGTGGTTCTGGCTCATATTGAATTAAAGAAGCATTGTTCAGAAGCAGAGTaataaaaaagtaactttttgtttTGATAGCTGAAGACGTCTCTGGGGAAGGGAAGAGCATTCATCCGTTACTCGCTTGTACATCAGCGTCTGGCTGACACGCTGCAGCAGTGTTTGATGAACCAGAGAGTCACCAGGTAAAACCCagaatctaatgttcattttgttttacttgcACATACAGTGATGAGCTGTTTGTTATTTTACTAATAAATTAATTCTTGCCTTAGTTGGGATATTTCCAACATGTACCAGAAAGAGGGAAACAAACAGCAGGGGGTTGATTTAGCCTTGTTAATGATTCCTTAAATTGAGAATGGGTtgtgaaatgaaaaagaaaaagattaaataaagaCTATTACGCAGGAACTTTATTTGTATCAGATTGCTATGAGATCCGCACAAAGGGGAGAACATGCAGACTGCTTGAATATGTCAACTGAGCAAATATCACTGTTTTTGATTTTATATAACAGTTTTTAGATTTCCTTTTCCCATtgttatgtactgtatgtaagtGTTGAGGTTAAAATGTACTCAGACTTCTGTTGTATTCGTACGCAGCTCATCGAGTGCAACCTTTCTGTGATCTCTCTCGTTGCAGTGACTGGTATTACGCAAGAAGCCCCTTCTTAATGCACCATCTCAGCgctgacatcatcaatcacctgTACGAGCTGAATGAGATCCAGTTTGATGTGGCTTCTAGAGGTCATGACCTCGATGCCGCCTGGCCAACTTTTGCAAGGTAACAACAAGAAGTCAAAGCTAAAAAATAAGCAGACTTGCAAAAAGAGGGGTGAACTATATTTTTCagtgttacatttttaaaatgggttGTTTGGAGTGACCTCCCACCCCCGGTAACCATTTATTGCTTGCATAGTAATTTAATAATCGACACTGGTCTGACACTTTGATTACGGATATAAACTACTCCTGTTTCCCGCATGTTGTTTTTGAATCCaagttattatatatttaatatatatatatatttttcgcCAACTGATCAATAGAAGAACACTGGGAAACTCTCCTAGCCACATGTGGAAACCTCCCAGTCGCAGCTCCAGCATCAACAGTCTGGCCAGCACCTACTCTCAGGTAATTGACAAATGTCTCCATTAAAATTGTAAAGTCATGTGATTGTAATAGTATGTGTTTAAAAGATATTAAGGTTAATTCCAACCCCCCCTTGAAATGATCCAGCAACATCCAGAGCTTCTATCAAGCCCCGACTACAGCCAGAGCCTACTAAGTGACCTGAATGATTCCCTGCCTGCCTGTATTGAAGATGTGAGCACAGTTGAAGATCTCCGTTTGGAGCTGGACCAGTCAGAGCTGAAACAGCGAGAGCTCCTGTGTAATGTCCAGCAGCTCGGCGAGGAGGCTGCTGAGCTGAGGGCAGTGGTTGTTGAGCTTCAGAGCCAACTGGATAGGTCGCTCACTGCTCAAGAGGCTCAGTATGGATTACAGGGAGAGCTGAGATCACTGCAGGGAAGAGAAGCGGCTCTGTCAAGAGAGGTGGAAGCACTCAGGAATGGAGAAAAAGAAGCAGAGGCTCAGCAGCTCGTGCTAAAGGAAAATCTGGCAGCTGCTGAGGGGAAGAACATTGAACTCATGGCCAAATTAGATGTAGTTTTAAATGAGAAAGGTCAGCAGGCAGCCAGTTATCACGATTCAGCCCAGAAAATACATGAGCTACTTGACAGGTTGAAAGATGCTGAAAAGGAGAAGCTTGATGCATTGACtgaaggagaggagaggagatgGCACACAGAAAGACTAGAGGAGGAAGTAAGGGTCATGAAGGGAGCTACGGAAGACGCTGAAAAGGAACTTGGAGCTTTAGTCAAATCTTTGTCTGaagaaaaatctaaattgttGGCAAAAGTAGAAGAACAATCTGTTTCATTTGAAAAGCTACAGGGGGCCTTGACACTGAGAGAAAAAGAAGCAAACAATCTGCAGAAGCAGCTACAAGATCTCCAGTCGTCTTTGGAAGAAAAACAGCAAGAGTTACTGAAAATGAAGATGGTGGCTGATGAAGAGAAAGACAAGGTACAGAAGAAAGCTGGTGGGTTAAAAAAGACAATGGAAGAGAAAGTAAAAGCACTAACAGATGAGCTAAAGAGAAAAGATGCAGAGCTGACATCCAGCTGTCAAACACTACAACAGCTAGAAACCAAGAACAAATGCCTGACAATGGAGAAGGACAGTCTGAACACTAGTCTTGCTGAACTGCAGGGAAACATAAAAGACCAAGCAGCAAAGATTGAAGAATACAAGGCTCAATGTGCCAGTCTGATGGAAGTAAAGGAAAAGCTTTTGGCTAAAGTCAAGAAAAATGAGGAGCTGAAAAAGGACATGTCAAAGAACCAAACAGAACTTGAAAATGAATTAGCATCCCTGAGGGCAACTGAGAAACATCTGAGAAGCCACCTGGATGACTCTAAGGTGACGTTGGATGAAAAGGAGAAGCGATTGCGTGAAGAGAATCGCAACCTGGACGAGAGTCTGCAGCGAGCTACAATGGAAGCAAAGCTGTTGGAGACCTCGGCAAAGCGTTTGGAGGAGGAGAACCAGAATCTGAGAGAGGAGCAGGACACAGTTAGAGCAGCTCTTAGCAGCACACAGGCAGACCTAAAGAACGTAAAAGGGCAGATCATagagttggaaaaaaaacttgGAGTTTCTCATCAGAATGAAGCTAGTCTTCAAGAACAGCTTAAAGCTAAAGAAATAAAACTGGAGTCTAAAGATAAGGATCTTTCCAGGCTGCAATCCAGAATAGAAGAGTTAGAGACTAACATGAATGAGCTTGAAAAAGCTAAAGTGTGTGTAGAGGCAACTTGTgccaaacaaacagaaatgatTGAAAGAGTGATTTCTGAGAAACATGCCATTGAGACATCTCAGACGGAGAGAACTGCAGTCCAAGCAAAGGAGAACCAGGAGATGAGTGGTAAACTATCTGTGATTCAAAGCCAGATGGAAGTAAACATGAAAGAAGTCTCAAGGCTCCAAGCAGAAGTCCTGGACCTCAGGGTGCAGCTACAGAGATCAGAAGAGGAGACAGTCAAAGCCAAAGCACTGTTGGAGATGACGGAAGCCCAAAGAAATGAGTTGAGAACTCTGATTGAGCAACTCAAGTCCCAGAACGAAGCATTGAATCAGCAACACGTATCTGAACTAACAGATAACAAAAAGCGAGAACATTTGCTCCTTGCACAGCATGATCGAGAAGTAGCTGCACTCGCAGAGTTGACTGGCTCTGCAGCTGCTCTCCGCGAAGAGCTGCTGGACCTCAAGGCAGAAAATGAAAGATTGGCTTTGGAGAACAATGAAAAATGTGAAGGTCTGCACAGAGCTAACACTGAGATGGCAGAGCTGGGGATGACCATCTGTAAGCTCAACGCGGAGAAAGAGGAAGCCAGCGAGCACTGGGCAGACAAAGCTGCAAAGACTGAACAGATGGAGAAGGAAGTGGAGAAACTGGGAGAAAACCTGAATAAACTTTGTCTGGAGAATAATAGTTTAAGGGAAGAGCTTGTTCAGATGGAGGTGCTGCAACAGACAGTCATGGAGCTTAAAGAACAGCTGGAAAAGACAAGGAACCAAGGTCAGATAATCAAGAACTCAAGTGGAGAAGAGATGAAGGCACTGAAGTTCCAGATGAGCTTGGAAAACATGAACCATCAGGTCCAGATAAAGGTATGAGGATATTATAGTATATTATCTATAATAatcatagtagtagtagtagtagcaccAACATTTCTTTAATGTTACATcaattataaaatgtattaacttTTTGTAGATTCATTATAATTAAtaactagaggtgggacgatgcactgagttcacgatacaatagacaagtggttcccaaactggggggaAGTCATGGCAGGGGCGGCACGAGAGGCGGCAGGGGTCATTGAGcaagaaaaattgtaaaagtgATTTAATTATGTGCActcaaataactttattattattgttattattgttttaaaatatgtgattgcataTTTTGATGAAGTTTAGATGAAGAATtacaattttgacctttttcgaTAAAAGTAGAATGTCTTACCTATTTCATGAAATGTTGTTGCGATAGGGGGCCCTGCTGTTTTAATGTCCCAATATTTTGTCATACaatatattgtcccacctttattattaactataacacatgtaagaaaaaaaatacacaagactggATAGAAGAAGTGGGAAGAGCCCTAGTAACTAAACAAGATATATTCCAAAAAGTAATGAAGTAGCTTACTTTTTgtctacattttgtttttgatatttttgtaggaaatgtttataTCATCAATCAAAGTGGTAACTTTAGATTCCA from Gouania willdenowi chromosome 4, fGouWil2.1, whole genome shotgun sequence includes the following:
- the fyco1a gene encoding FYVE and coiled-coil domain-containing protein 1 isoform X2; protein product: MAAGGATVGENQLQRIIRDLQEAVSELAREYKETGEPITDDSTNLQKFSYKLEYLLQFDQKEKTTFLGTKKDYWEYFSDCLAKLKGANDGIRFVKSITELKTSLGKGRAFIRYSLVHQRLADTLQQCLMNQRVTSDWYYARSPFLMHHLSADIINHLYELNEIQFDVASRGHDLDAAWPTFARRTLGNSPSHMWKPPSRSSSINSLASTYSQQHPELLSSPDYSQSLLSDLNDSLPACIEDVSTVEDLRLELDQSELKQRELLCNVQQLGEEAAELRAVVVELQSQLDRSLTAQEAQYGLQGELRSLQGREAALSREVEALRNGEKEAEAQQLVLKENLAAAEGKNIELMAKLDVVLNEKGQQAASYHDSAQKIHELLDRLKDAEKEKLDALTEGEERRWHTERLEEEVRVMKGATEDAEKELGALVKSLSEEKSKLLAKVEEQSVSFEKLQGALTLREKEANNLQKQLQDLQSSLEEKQQELLKMKMVADEEKDKVQKKAGGLKKTMEEKVKALTDELKRKDAELTSSCQTLQQLETKNKCLTMEKDSLNTSLAELQGNIKDQAAKIEEYKAQCASLMEVKEKLLAKVKKNEELKKDMSKNQTELENELASLRATEKHLRSHLDDSKVTLDEKEKRLREENRNLDESLQRATMEAKLLETSAKRLEEENQNLREEQDTVRAALSSTQADLKNVKGQIIELEKKLGVSHQNEASLQEQLKAKEIKLESKDKDLSRLQSRIEELETNMNELEKAKVCVEATCAKQTEMIERVISEKHAIETSQTERTAVQAKENQEMSGKLSVIQSQMEVNMKEVSRLQAEVLDLRVQLQRSEEETVKAKALLEMTEAQRNELRTLIEQLKSQNEALNQQHVSELTDNKKREHLLLAQHDREVAALAELTGSAAALREELLDLKAENERLALENNEKCEGLHRANTEMAELGMTICKLNAEKEEASEHWADKAAKTEQMEKEVEKLGENLNKLCLENNSLREELVQMEVLQQTVMELKEQLEKTRNQGQIIKNSSGEEMKALKFQMSLENMNHQVQIKSLNDQLERVKENLNEELEKVSSLQAKVSELEALNEQYLHLTVEKDALITNTGASLRDNEDEIQHLRNLVARKEEAHLVSLNLCEELRQKLNTTDAEKQSQLLKMTAEIDDLTKTKAYLEERIIELIKDKDALWQKSDALEFEQKLRAEERWWLMDKEATHCLGCQSQFTWLLRRHHCRICGRIFCYYCSNFQVTTKQNEKKERCCKDCNTQHSAAVESVTGAGMSPSNVQIPAPPEAGPQPPPESAPVEPTPESSPRSDDAAFDIITEEEVNDVYDSDATSQTTGESVDGEPDQKLPGALDIGVGDVTPENEQVSVFQDSEINLLRSGEFTMAVPLSVDDITHFGDASRELFIKSGSYSIITVDVGDCGSTLSWIFSTETKSMSFSVVFQEKNDTPLEKSKVLIPLTRCNAHKEKVQGQLKVQLPGRYTLIFDNSFSRFISKKVFYHLTMEKPVIYDGSDCP
- the fyco1a gene encoding FYVE and coiled-coil domain-containing protein 1 isoform X1 → MAAGGATVGENQLQRIIRDLQEAVSELAREYKETGEPITDDSTNLQKFSYKLEYLLQFDQKEKTTFLGTKKDYWEYFSDCLAKLKGANDGIRFVKSITELKTSLGKGRAFIRYSLVHQRLADTLQQCLMNQRVTSDWYYARSPFLMHHLSADIINHLYELNEIQFDVASRGHDLDAAWPTFARRTLGNSPSHMWKPPSRSSSINSLASTYSQQHPELLSSPDYSQSLLSDLNDSLPACIEDVSTVEDLRLELDQSELKQRELLCNVQQLGEEAAELRAVVVELQSQLDRSLTAQEAQYGLQGELRSLQGREAALSREVEALRNGEKEAEAQQLVLKENLAAAEGKNIELMAKLDVVLNEKGQQAASYHDSAQKIHELLDRLKDAEKEKLDALTEGEERRWHTERLEEEVRVMKGATEDAEKELGALVKSLSEEKSKLLAKVEEQSVSFEKLQGALTLREKEANNLQKQLQDLQSSLEEKQQELLKMKMVADEEKDKVQKKAGGLKKTMEEKVKALTDELKRKDAELTSSCQTLQQLETKNKCLTMEKDSLNTSLAELQGNIKDQAAKIEEYKAQCASLMEVKEKLLAKVKKNEELKKDMSKNQTELENELASLRATEKHLRSHLDDSKVTLDEKEKRLREENRNLDESLQRATMEAKLLETSAKRLEEENQNLREEQDTVRAALSSTQADLKNVKGQIIELEKKLGVSHQNEASLQEQLKAKEIKLESKDKDLSRLQSRIEELETNMNELEKAKVCVEATCAKQTEMIERVISEKHAIETSQTERTAVQAKENQEMSGKLSVIQSQMEVNMKEVSRLQAEVLDLRVQLQRSEEETVKAKALLEMTEAQRNELRTLIEQLKSQNEALNQQHVSELTDNKKREHLLLAQHDREVAALAELTGSAAALREELLDLKAENERLALENNEKCEGLHRANTEMAELGMTICKLNAEKEEASEHWADKAAKTEQMEKEVEKLGENLNKLCLENNSLREELVQMEVLQQTVMELKEQLEKTRNQGQIIKNSSGEEMKALKFQMSLENMNHQVQIKSLNDQLERVKENLNEELEKVSSLQAKVSELEALNEQYLHLTVEKDALITNTGASLRDNEDEIQHLRNLVARKEEAHLVSLNLCEELRQKLNTTDAEKQSQLLKMTAEIDDLTKTKAYLEERIIELIKDKDALWQKSDALEFEQKLRAEERWWLMDKEATHCLGCQSQFTWLLRRHHCRICGRIFCYYCSNFQVTTKQNEKKERCCKDCNTQHSAAVESVTGAGMSPSNVQIPAPPEAGPQPPPESAPVEPTPVSESSPRSDDAAFDIITEEEVNDVYDSDATSQTTGESVDGEPDQKLPGALDIGVGDVTPENEQVSVFQDSEINLLRSGEFTMAVPLSVDDITHFGDASRELFIKSGSYSIITVDVGDCGSTLSWIFSTETKSMSFSVVFQEKNDTPLEKSKVLIPLTRCNAHKEKVQGQLKVQLPGRYTLIFDNSFSRFISKKVFYHLTMEKPVIYDGSDCP